The following are encoded in a window of Candidatus Fluviicola riflensis genomic DNA:
- the rlmN gene encoding 23S rRNA (adenine(2503)-C(2))-methyltransferase RlmN, which yields MAAQRINIRQLNLEELKAHIVGLGEPAFRAKQVYEWIWKKQVHDFEQMANIGKSLQEKLAESYFFDSLTVEDQQVSIDKTIKCAFGVDGQAQVIEGVLIPTTSRMTACISSQVGCSLACEFCATGRLKMMRNLTAGEIVDQVVYLKNLATNNYNTNLSNIVYMGMGEPLLNYKNVVRSAEILTDPNGLAMSPKRITVSTAGIAKMIKKLGDDDVKFNLALSLHAANDKKRNQIMDINESNNLEALSEALVYFHEKTGSRVTFEYIIFKDFNDQLEDARELADFAKAVPCKINIIEYNPIDDGKLQQADRAKVDAFAAFLEEKCNLIVNVRRSRGKDIDAACGQLANKNKMIDKRVLKG from the coding sequence ATGGCTGCACAGCGCATAAACATTCGTCAGCTCAATTTAGAGGAACTCAAGGCACACATTGTTGGCTTGGGCGAACCCGCTTTCAGGGCCAAACAAGTCTATGAATGGATTTGGAAGAAACAAGTTCATGATTTTGAGCAAATGGCCAATATCGGCAAGAGTTTACAGGAAAAACTAGCTGAATCTTACTTTTTTGACAGCCTTACAGTTGAAGATCAACAGGTCAGCATCGATAAAACCATTAAATGTGCATTTGGTGTTGACGGACAAGCCCAGGTAATTGAAGGTGTGTTGATTCCGACAACTTCGCGTATGACAGCTTGTATTTCGTCACAGGTTGGCTGTAGCCTTGCCTGTGAATTCTGTGCTACCGGAAGGCTAAAAATGATGCGGAATCTTACCGCAGGCGAAATTGTGGACCAGGTTGTTTACCTTAAAAATCTGGCAACCAACAATTACAACACCAATCTTTCCAACATCGTGTATATGGGAATGGGTGAGCCATTGCTGAATTACAAAAATGTGGTTCGTAGTGCTGAAATACTCACTGATCCCAATGGATTGGCGATGTCGCCCAAACGGATTACAGTTTCCACGGCCGGAATTGCCAAAATGATCAAAAAACTAGGTGATGACGATGTGAAATTCAACCTCGCTTTATCGCTGCACGCCGCCAATGACAAAAAACGTAACCAGATCATGGACATCAATGAATCCAACAACCTGGAAGCTCTTTCCGAAGCATTGGTTTATTTCCATGAAAAAACAGGATCGCGCGTTACGTTTGAATACATCATTTTCAAGGATTTCAACGACCAGCTCGAAGATGCGCGCGAATTGGCCGATTTTGCCAAAGCAGTTCCTTGTAAAATCAATATTATTGAGTACAACCCGATTGACGATGGCAAGCTCCAGCAAGCCGACCGTGCGAAAGTAGATGCTTTTGCCGCTTTCCTGGAAGAAAAATGCAACCTGATCGTGAATGTGCGTCGTAGCCGCGGAAAAGATATCGATGCTGCCTGCGGACAATTGGCCAATAAAAATAAGATGATAGATAAGCGGGTTTTGAAGGGATAA
- a CDS encoding polyprenyl synthetase, which produces MMTVKEILAPIESEMQLFEVRFKESMQSKVPLLDKITHYIIRRKGKQMRPMFLFLTAKMLGEVNDKTYQSASLVELLHTASLVHDDVVDDANERRGFFSVNALWKNKIAVLVGDFMLSRVLLHSLENDNIRALQIVARAVREMSEGELLQIEKARKLDITEEIYFEVIRQKTASLIATVCEAAAASVDREDMAPRMRQFGELVGLAFQIKDDIFDYGTGDVGKPTGNDIRERKITLPLIYALQNSDKATKKELMNIVKRHNEEKYYVNKAIQIVRNAGGIEYCHKRMMELTNEALDLLTDIPDSPAKRSLIGLVEYTVNREK; this is translated from the coding sequence ATCATGACGGTGAAAGAAATTTTGGCTCCCATTGAATCTGAAATGCAGTTATTTGAAGTGCGTTTTAAGGAAAGCATGCAGTCAAAAGTGCCGTTGCTTGACAAAATCACCCATTACATCATTCGCCGAAAAGGCAAGCAAATGCGTCCCATGTTTTTGTTCCTTACTGCCAAAATGCTGGGCGAGGTAAACGACAAAACGTATCAGTCGGCATCGCTGGTTGAATTGCTGCATACCGCTTCGCTGGTGCACGATGATGTGGTAGATGACGCCAACGAGCGCAGGGGATTTTTCTCGGTAAATGCCTTGTGGAAAAACAAGATTGCCGTTTTGGTGGGCGATTTTATGTTGTCGCGTGTATTGCTTCATTCGTTGGAAAACGACAATATTCGCGCGTTGCAGATCGTGGCCCGTGCGGTACGCGAAATGAGTGAAGGCGAATTGCTTCAAATAGAAAAAGCCCGCAAGCTCGATATCACCGAAGAAATTTACTTCGAAGTTATCCGTCAGAAAACCGCATCGCTGATTGCCACTGTTTGTGAAGCCGCCGCTGCATCGGTTGATCGGGAAGATATGGCTCCACGGATGCGCCAGTTCGGTGAATTGGTCGGACTTGCGTTTCAGATCAAAGACGATATTTTCGATTACGGAACCGGTGATGTGGGTAAACCCACCGGAAACGATATTCGCGAACGAAAGATTACCCTGCCGTTGATTTACGCGTTGCAAAACAGTGATAAAGCGACCAAAAAAGAATTGATGAACATTGTGAAACGTCACAACGAAGAGAAATATTACGTCAACAAAGCCATTCAGATCGTGCGGAATGCCGGCGGAATTGAGTACTGCCATAAACGTATGATGGAATTGACCAACGAAGCATTGGATTTGCTAACCGATATTCCTGATTCACCGGCCAAGCGATCATTAATCGGATTGGTGGAATATACAGTCAACCGGGAGAAGTAA
- a CDS encoding DNA primase — translation MSRIPAHIVDEIMQTSRIEEVIGEFVNLKRSGSNLKGLSPFVDEKTPSFMVSPAKQIFKCFSSGKGGSVVTFLMEKEHFSYPEALRWLADKYGVQVPEDEPQTAEEIAAITERESLYIINEFAKEHFMHNMHEVNEGQTVGLSYFEERGFRPDIVKKFQLGYCLNSGNDFTKHALEKGYKLEYLESVGLVKSKDDRHFDFFRGRVMFPIHSISGRVLGFGGRTLFTDKKVAKYFNSPESIIYNKSEILYGLYFAKGDIVKYDNCYLCEGYTDVISMHQAGVANSVSSSGTSLTSQQIKLIKRYTPNITILYDGDAAGIKASFRGIDLILEEGMNVKIVLFPDGDDPDSYSKKVSSTEFMDFIKDNTQDFLSFKTSMLLKEGKTDPIQRAGMIREVVLSISLIPDQITRSIYIKEVAKQFELEESLVVSELNKLLKNKLAKELNEPQIAENPSLTDTFIDRPEQQVPEIKPLFSIEEYDLLRILVKYGQFAMETEHLNEHGIPQPVEVSVAELICHELDKDQLFFAYPLFNKIHGLITEGLTQKTLYKTSYWLKNGDQEIVQFVTGIETEEHEISPLWLSKYSVDTNREIDKLKDAVMGAIYAFKSRAIQNRIGDIRKELETVESENMERINDLISEQIILERVKQSIAVKLGRIITH, via the coding sequence ATGTCAAGAATTCCCGCACATATCGTTGATGAGATCATGCAAACCTCCCGTATTGAGGAGGTGATCGGGGAATTCGTGAATTTAAAACGCTCAGGTTCGAACCTGAAAGGGCTGAGTCCGTTTGTGGACGAGAAAACACCGTCGTTTATGGTGTCGCCCGCCAAACAGATCTTCAAGTGTTTTTCTTCCGGAAAAGGCGGTTCGGTGGTGACATTCCTGATGGAAAAAGAACATTTTTCCTACCCGGAAGCATTGCGCTGGCTGGCAGATAAATACGGTGTCCAGGTTCCGGAAGACGAGCCGCAAACAGCAGAAGAAATCGCAGCTATCACCGAACGCGAGAGCTTATATATCATCAACGAATTTGCCAAGGAACACTTCATGCACAACATGCACGAGGTCAACGAAGGGCAAACCGTTGGGTTATCTTATTTCGAAGAACGAGGGTTCCGGCCCGATATCGTAAAAAAATTCCAGCTGGGTTATTGCCTCAATTCGGGTAACGATTTCACAAAACATGCCCTGGAAAAAGGCTACAAGCTGGAATACCTTGAATCGGTTGGTCTGGTGAAATCAAAAGACGACCGACACTTTGATTTTTTCCGCGGACGGGTGATGTTCCCGATTCACTCCATTTCGGGCCGTGTACTCGGATTCGGTGGCCGAACGCTGTTTACCGATAAAAAAGTCGCCAAGTATTTCAATTCGCCCGAAAGTATCATTTACAACAAAAGTGAGATTCTTTACGGCTTGTATTTTGCCAAAGGCGACATTGTAAAATACGACAACTGCTACCTCTGCGAAGGTTATACCGACGTGATCAGCATGCACCAGGCGGGAGTAGCCAATTCGGTTTCTTCGTCGGGAACTTCACTGACGAGCCAACAGATCAAACTGATCAAACGCTACACGCCCAACATCACTATTTTGTACGATGGCGATGCGGCGGGAATCAAAGCCTCTTTCCGCGGAATCGACCTGATTTTGGAAGAAGGCATGAACGTGAAAATCGTTTTATTCCCCGATGGCGACGATCCCGATTCGTATTCCAAGAAAGTGAGTTCTACGGAATTCATGGACTTCATCAAAGACAACACCCAGGATTTCCTGAGTTTCAAAACGTCGATGTTGTTGAAAGAAGGAAAAACCGATCCGATTCAGCGCGCGGGAATGATTCGCGAAGTAGTGCTTTCGATCTCGCTTATTCCCGATCAGATCACGCGCTCCATTTATATTAAGGAAGTCGCCAAGCAATTTGAGCTGGAAGAATCGCTGGTGGTGAGTGAGTTGAACAAACTGCTCAAAAATAAGCTTGCCAAAGAACTCAACGAACCTCAGATTGCCGAAAATCCTTCGTTGACTGACACGTTTATTGATCGTCCGGAACAGCAGGTACCCGAGATAAAACCGTTGTTTTCCATCGAAGAGTACGACCTGCTGCGCATTTTAGTGAAGTACGGCCAGTTTGCGATGGAAACCGAACATTTGAACGAACACGGAATTCCGCAACCGGTTGAAGTAAGCGTCGCCGAACTTATTTGTCACGAACTTGATAAAGATCAGCTGTTTTTCGCCTATCCCCTTTTCAATAAAATACACGGATTGATCACAGAAGGATTGACGCAAAAAACCTTGTACAAAACCAGTTACTGGCTCAAAAACGGCGACCAGGAAATTGTACAGTTTGTGACCGGAATTGAAACTGAAGAACACGAGATCAGCCCTTTGTGGCTCAGCAAATACAGTGTAGACACCAATCGCGAAATTGATAAACTGAAAGACGCAGTGATGGGTGCCATTTATGCGTTTAAATCGCGCGCTATTCAAAACAGGATCGGTGACATCCGAAAAGAACTGGAAACTGTTGAATCGGAAAACATGGAACGCATCAATGATTTGATTTCGGAACAGATTATCTTAGAGCGCGTAAAACAATCTATTGCTGTGAAACTCGGCCGAATTATAACGCATTGA
- a CDS encoding inorganic pyrophosphatase (catalyzes the hydrolysis of pyrophosphate to phosphate), which yields MKAEIKQLIDAMSKRFTSHPWHGIEIGEKQPAIVNAFIEIIPSDSIKYEIHKPSGYIMVDRPQKLSNHMPCLYGFVPQTYCDTQVAAFSNEKTGRTDITGDGDPLDICVLSERSFNHGNIICDAKVIGGFRMLDGGEADDKIIAVLKGDQAYGNIDNIEDMPKMVIDRVRHFFLTYKDLDGGAKNVEITHVYGREEAFEVIKRSHADYTAKFGNADENLASALEAFLK from the coding sequence ATGAAAGCAGAAATAAAACAATTAATCGACGCGATGAGCAAGCGCTTCACATCGCACCCCTGGCATGGAATTGAGATCGGTGAAAAACAACCGGCTATTGTCAATGCCTTCATTGAGATCATTCCTTCCGATTCCATCAAGTACGAAATCCACAAACCTTCGGGTTATATCATGGTTGACCGTCCGCAAAAACTCTCGAATCATATGCCGTGTTTGTACGGATTTGTTCCGCAGACGTATTGCGACACACAGGTAGCTGCCTTTTCGAATGAAAAAACAGGCCGTACCGATATTACCGGAGATGGTGATCCGTTGGATATTTGTGTATTGTCAGAGCGTTCGTTTAACCACGGAAACATCATTTGCGACGCTAAAGTAATTGGCGGTTTCCGAATGCTCGATGGTGGCGAAGCCGATGATAAAATCATTGCCGTTTTGAAAGGCGATCAAGCTTACGGAAACATCGACAATATTGAGGACATGCCGAAAATGGTGATTGATCGTGTACGTCATTTTTTCCTTACGTACAAAGATTTGGACGGTGGTGCCAAAAATGTAGAGATCACGCATGTTTACGGTCGTGAAGAAGCCTTTGAAGTGATTAAACGATCACACGCCGACTACACTGCTAAATTCGGGAACGCTGACGAAAACCTGGCAAGCGCCCTGGAAGCATTCTTGAAATAA
- a CDS encoding dihydrolipoamide dehydrogenase, which produces MKKTPFIAALFLLLAGTTNAQLAPRLSPEVKVEQKVGLTDISVKYSRPGKRDRVIFGDVVPFGEIWRTGANENTVISFSDAVVFGKDTLKAGTYSLYTKPAKESWEVIFYSDFSNWGTPEEWNETKVALRVSTKPVALKETVETFTIAIETIQSAGATLTLAWDKTQVAIPFTVPTDAKVMANIKKTMGGPTANDYFGAAQYYYENKRDTKQALIWVDKAIELRPDTYWILRLKALLQAEAGDKKAATETAKKALELAQKDDNQDYVKMLNKSIEEWSK; this is translated from the coding sequence ATGAAAAAAACACCATTCATTGCAGCTTTGTTTTTGCTTCTTGCAGGAACAACAAATGCCCAACTGGCTCCGCGTCTAAGTCCGGAAGTAAAAGTTGAGCAAAAAGTAGGATTGACTGATATTTCGGTGAAATATTCCCGTCCGGGAAAACGTGATCGTGTAATCTTTGGCGATGTGGTTCCTTTTGGTGAAATCTGGAGAACAGGTGCCAATGAAAACACCGTGATTTCATTCAGCGATGCCGTAGTTTTCGGTAAAGACACGCTAAAAGCAGGAACCTATTCTTTGTATACCAAACCTGCAAAAGAAAGCTGGGAAGTTATTTTCTACTCCGATTTTTCCAACTGGGGAACTCCAGAAGAATGGAATGAAACAAAAGTAGCCTTGCGTGTTTCCACTAAACCGGTTGCGTTAAAAGAAACGGTTGAAACGTTCACCATTGCTATCGAAACGATTCAAAGTGCCGGAGCAACTTTGACACTTGCATGGGATAAAACACAAGTTGCGATCCCGTTTACCGTTCCTACCGATGCCAAAGTAATGGCAAACATCAAGAAAACAATGGGCGGGCCAACAGCTAACGATTATTTTGGCGCAGCACAGTATTACTATGAAAACAAACGTGATACAAAACAAGCGTTAATCTGGGTTGATAAAGCGATTGAATTACGACCGGACACTTACTGGATTTTGCGTTTGAAAGCATTGCTTCAAGCTGAAGCAGGTGACAAAAAAGCGGCCACCGAGACAGCAAAAAAAGCATTGGAGCTGGCACAAAAAGACGACAATCAGGATTATGTAAAAATGCTGAACAAATCGATTGAGGAGTGGAGCAAGTGA
- a CDS encoding molecular chaperone DnaJ, whose translation MKRIVDYRKLFNADQNTDLAQLKLMYRKLVKEWHPDKFQDGDALKQEAEIKSKVIIDAYHFLVSIAPETREANLEEYTQTVSTNMITDFHYKGQMLKVTFVNGSVYEYFGVKPNVYTKLVNAATPERFARRHVFHSHLFRNVTKAVEETA comes from the coding sequence ATGAAGCGTATTGTAGATTACCGAAAATTATTTAATGCCGACCAGAATACCGATTTGGCACAGTTGAAATTGATGTACCGAAAATTGGTAAAGGAATGGCACCCGGATAAATTTCAGGATGGTGACGCGCTGAAACAAGAGGCCGAAATTAAAAGCAAAGTAATCATCGATGCGTATCATTTCCTGGTAAGTATTGCGCCTGAAACCCGCGAGGCCAACCTGGAAGAATACACGCAAACTGTTTCTACCAATATGATTACCGATTTTCATTACAAAGGACAAATGCTGAAGGTAACGTTCGTTAACGGCAGCGTTTACGAATACTTTGGAGTGAAACCAAACGTCTACACCAAACTTGTGAATGCCGCAACGCCCGAGCGTTTTGCGCGCCGGCATGTGTTCCATTCGCATTTGTTCAGAAATGTAACGAAAGCAGTAGAAGAAACTGCTTGA
- a CDS encoding radical SAM protein — MEHRILFITPPFTQLNTPYSATAYLKGFLNTKNIPSTQVDLGIEVILALFSKTGLTQLFAELENTEADLSDNAKRIIALQADYIQTIDAVILFLQGKNPTLAHVICQDDFLPQAKRFDQLEELDWAFGVMGTQDKAKHLATLYLEDLADLIVETVDPHFGFSRYAERLGRAASTFDELYEALQQELTYIDRITLRLLEEKIQQTQPTIVAFSVPFPGNLYAAFRSAQYIKQQYPQVKTLMGGGFPNTELRSLSEKRVFEFIDFIPLDDGETPVENILQHLAGERTISELKRTFVLHENEVIYSNGSKQADYKQSDVGTPDYGDLLLDKYISVIEVVNPMHRMWSDGRWNKLTMAHGCYWGKCTFCDISLDYIKIYEPVAAKLLCDRMETLMEQTGQNGFHFVDEAAPPALMRSLALEIIRRKLTVTWWTNIRFEKSFTADLCQLLKHSGCIAVSGGLEVASDRLLKLIDKGVTVAQVAQVTRNFTESGIMVHAYLMYGYPTQTIQETIDSLEMVRQLFEAGVLQSGFWHQFALTAHSPIGLNPGDYGVLKDTETLGTFANNDVFYTDKTGIDHNKFGYGLKKSLYNFMHGLGFELPLHQWFDFKISRTTIAPDFIENALLEDELTFTKPSAKIVWLGTVPGITYFTKSKKGHSWEMAELAIHTRREMLQLQVSKPTGDWLVEMLPKLTPANEKSLTFQELKTSYETIIQEDLEPFWYSKQAQVLRENGLLVV; from the coding sequence TTGGAACATCGGATTTTATTCATTACTCCTCCTTTTACACAGCTCAATACGCCCTACTCGGCCACGGCTTATCTGAAAGGATTTCTGAATACTAAAAATATTCCATCTACACAGGTCGATTTGGGAATCGAGGTGATTTTGGCCTTGTTCTCAAAAACGGGCCTCACGCAATTGTTTGCAGAACTAGAAAACACAGAAGCCGATCTTTCCGACAACGCAAAGCGAATTATCGCCCTGCAAGCAGATTATATTCAAACGATCGATGCTGTAATCCTGTTCCTGCAAGGCAAAAATCCTACACTGGCACACGTAATCTGCCAGGATGATTTTCTGCCGCAAGCCAAACGTTTTGATCAGCTGGAAGAACTCGATTGGGCATTTGGCGTGATGGGAACACAAGACAAAGCCAAACACCTGGCCACACTTTACCTGGAAGATCTGGCCGATCTGATCGTTGAAACCGTTGATCCGCATTTTGGATTTAGCCGTTATGCCGAACGATTGGGACGCGCTGCCAGTACTTTTGATGAATTGTACGAAGCTCTGCAGCAGGAATTGACCTATATTGATCGCATAACTCTTCGATTACTGGAAGAAAAAATACAGCAAACACAACCGACAATTGTTGCATTTTCAGTACCATTCCCGGGGAATTTATACGCTGCTTTCAGATCAGCACAATACATCAAACAACAGTATCCGCAGGTCAAAACACTCATGGGTGGCGGTTTTCCGAATACGGAATTACGCTCATTATCTGAAAAGCGGGTGTTTGAATTCATTGATTTTATTCCGCTGGATGACGGTGAAACACCCGTTGAGAATATTTTACAGCACCTTGCCGGGGAACGAACGATTTCCGAATTGAAACGCACATTTGTTCTGCACGAAAACGAGGTGATTTACAGCAATGGTTCCAAACAGGCCGACTACAAACAAAGCGATGTCGGAACACCCGATTACGGTGATTTGCTACTCGATAAGTACATTTCGGTGATTGAGGTGGTGAATCCGATGCACCGTATGTGGAGTGATGGTCGCTGGAACAAACTCACGATGGCGCATGGCTGTTACTGGGGAAAATGCACGTTTTGCGATATTTCACTGGATTACATCAAAATCTACGAACCAGTTGCTGCGAAATTGCTCTGTGATCGCATGGAAACGCTCATGGAACAAACCGGGCAAAACGGTTTTCACTTTGTGGATGAAGCCGCTCCGCCAGCCTTGATGCGTTCACTGGCGCTGGAAATCATTCGAAGAAAATTAACCGTTACCTGGTGGACGAATATTCGCTTCGAAAAGAGTTTTACCGCCGATTTATGTCAATTGCTCAAACACTCGGGCTGCATAGCTGTTTCGGGCGGTTTGGAAGTAGCTTCTGACCGTTTGCTGAAACTGATCGACAAAGGCGTAACGGTAGCGCAAGTGGCACAAGTCACGAGAAATTTCACCGAATCAGGAATCATGGTTCACGCCTACCTGATGTACGGTTACCCGACACAAACCATTCAGGAAACCATTGATTCACTGGAAATGGTACGGCAATTGTTTGAAGCCGGCGTGTTACAATCGGGTTTCTGGCACCAGTTTGCATTGACTGCTCACAGCCCAATCGGATTAAACCCGGGCGATTACGGCGTTTTGAAAGACACGGAGACACTTGGTACATTTGCCAACAACGATGTATTTTACACCGACAAAACGGGCATTGATCACAACAAATTTGGTTACGGATTAAAGAAATCACTTTACAATTTTATGCACGGTTTGGGCTTTGAATTGCCGTTGCATCAATGGTTCGATTTTAAGATTTCGCGAACAACCATTGCACCGGATTTTATTGAAAACGCACTACTTGAAGACGAACTAACTTTCACCAAACCAAGCGCTAAAATTGTGTGGCTGGGAACCGTTCCGGGAATTACTTATTTCACCAAAAGCAAAAAAGGACATTCCTGGGAAATGGCTGAACTGGCGATTCATACCCGACGGGAAATGCTGCAATTACAAGTGAGTAAACCAACCGGCGACTGGCTGGTAGAAATGCTACCGAAACTGACACCCGCCAACGAAAAATCACTGACTTTCCAGGAACTCAAAACGAGTTATGAAACGATTATACAGGAAGATCTGGAACCCTTTTGGTATTCGAAGCAAGCGCAGGTTTTAAGAGAGAATGGGTTGTTGGTGGTGTAA